One Miscanthus floridulus cultivar M001 chromosome 11, ASM1932011v1, whole genome shotgun sequence DNA window includes the following coding sequences:
- the LOC136493746 gene encoding mitochondrial inner membrane protease ATP23-like has product MAEGNGGSGSGAAAGVRVGAESSEPKRASLRAMPHEECVEGIRSALKNPTVRFLRERMEKAGCQVWPRLIQAATCSSAGGYASGHGIKVCCNHMAFQDQITQVLIHELIHAYDDCVAKNLDWKNCAHHACSEIRANHLSGDCHYKRELLRGFMKIRGHEQDCVKRRALVSLKNNPYCSETASKDAIEAVWDICYNDTRPFDRAP; this is encoded by the exons ATGGCGGAGGGgaacggcggcagcggcagcggcgccgcGGCGGGCGTCCGCGTGGGGGCCGAGTCCTCCGAGCCGAAGCGCGCCTCCCTCCGCGCCATGCCGCACGAAGAATGCGTCGAGGGCATCCGCTCCGCGCTCAAAA ATCCGACGGTGCGGTTTCTGAGGGAGCGGATGGAGAAGGCCGGATGCCAGGTGTGGCCGCGCCTCATCCAGGCGGCAACCTGCTCCAGTGCCGGCGGCTACGCCAGCGGGCATGGG ATAAAAGTTTGCTGCAATCACATGGCTTTTCAAGATCAGATTACCCAGGTCCTTATTCATGAACTGATACACGCTTATGACGACTGTGTTGCCAAAAATCTGGACTGGAAGAATTGTGCTCACCATGCTTGCTCTGAG ATTCGAGCCAATCACCTTAGTGGTGATTGCCATTACAAACGTGAATTGTTGCGTGGTTTCATGAAGATAAGGGGTCATGAACAA GACTGTGTCAAAAGGCGGGCTCTGGTGTCTCTGAAAAACAACCCATACTGCTCAGAGACTGCTTCAAAAGATGCAATTGAAGCTGTATGGGATATATGCTACAATGACACGCGCCCATTTGATAGAGCTCCATGA